The genome window GGTCGAtggcgagcttgcgcagGTTGTTGCGGTTCTTGACAAGCTGGTCGCCGACCGACTGCTTGCTCACCCCCAGCTGCCGTAAGCGCTAGCACATGCCCGAGCGCGCACTTGCGTAGCGAGTGCCTCCTTGTCAATCGTCTTGGACGCGGCATCGAAGAcagcctcgaggagggtgatggTTTGGGCTGTGTCCCAGATCTTGGGCTTGATGCCGGCTTTGGTGGGTCCCTTGGCTTTGGGGGCACCCTTGTTGCCCCGGGACTTCTTCGGAGGAGGGGGACTGGGGCTGGGACTGGCCGAAGGAGAGTTGCCAGAAGGGTCGGGAGACTCGGGCAGCTGGTGCTTGACCATCTTGTATGCTTGAATGGGATTGAAAGTGATGTGTGAGGTGTAGAAGGGATGAGAGGCGGTGAGAACAAACGAGTGAGTCATACGAAGGAGGCAAACGGGCCGAGCGCGGTCAGCAGTCAGTCCGCATGGGATGGGCACGGTGGGCGCGACAGCATGCATTGCGCCCAAGGAGACTGGCCAAAGTTGCGTTCTGCCAATTATAATTAGTTCCATCTACTCGGGCTCCTCGAACTGGCCGTCTGGGTCCATGCGCGCCGTGAGCTGCGCATATGCAGCTGGGAGCTGGTCGCGCGGGATGTCGAACGCGTCGCGGAACGGCCcgaggcgcttgagcaGCTTGCGATCCGTCTCCTTGTCCATGTCCGACGGTGCGAACTGCACCATCTTCTTCCATTGCTTGCGCTGCTTGTCGAACTCGTTTCGCAGGGATAGCCGTAAAGTGTagtctggggtcagctacCCATCTATTACTGTCAGCTTTGACTCACTGCGCCCGCCTGTCGTCTGGATGCACTTATATATCCGCTCGTCACCTGTCTTCGGGTCAGGTCGTACCTGTGCGTCGAGAATGTCCAGGCCAGTGAGCTCCTCGTATAGTCTCACCGAGAGGCTGTGGACCTCGTTCACGACAGGCTTGGCGGCCGGCTCAGCTGAACGCCGCATCTGCGCGGCCGTCTCCTGCAGCTTGCGCGAGTGCGCAATTTCCTCCTGATATTCACGCTGCAGCGCCGCAACTGCCATCAGTTCCACATCAGGAAGACCAGCTCACTCTCTCCGTCCTTTGCCTTGACGACATCCCACAACTTGTGCACCTCGCCCTGCAGTTCGCGCTGGCCCATTCGTTccagcttggcgtcgaATTTCGGGGGCGCAGCGGAGGCTTCGGCTCGATCTAGCGCTTGTTGTGACGCTGCTAGGGCCTCCTCAAGAGATTTGACCTTGGCCATCTGCTTCTCGTAGAGGGCCTCCTGGCTTCGAATCACTTCAGCTTGCGCTGCTGGTCAGCTCGCTCGATGGGTCGGTAACTCACCTTTAGACTTGGCTTCCGCCGTCTCCTTGAACTTTTCCAGCAGCGCTTCTGGTCCCGAGTTCCGCAGGCTGGACAACTGCTCGAACTGCTTCGCGAAGGCGTCGCGCTCTCTCCTCAATCGATCGCACTCAGCCTGCACCTGTACGGTCAGCTTGCTGTACACCCGTGGAAACTGGCAGGGACTCacgcgcttgagctcgccTTGGTCTCTGGAGGATTTGGAGGGCACGAGGTTTGACTCTCGGGCCGCCCGTGACGGgtcctgctcctcgaccaccatcgcctcctccacttcGGGTGActtgtccttcttcggCACTTTCGGTGGTCGGTCCACCTTCTTCACCGGCTTCAttggctcgtcgtccaagAAGGCTGTGAGTCAGAGCGGAGCACGGGCGTTACCCACCATCAAAGTCATCCTCGGGCTCGCTCACGATCTTGGGCGCCTTGGCTTTCGGTGGCGCGTTCTCCTTTCCGCGTTTGCTGGAGGGTGCTTTCGGCGGCATGGCGTCGTTTTCGACAGTGACCTGCTTGTATGGGGCGTATCTGTAAGCTTTTACAGGTGTGAGTGACGGTCCTGTCGCGTGCGGCCGTCTGAGATCTTGTTGTATGATTGTGTGAGATGCAATGTTGACTTTTGCCACCTGAAACTCGAGGTTGTTTGTTTGTGTCCCAAAGTCAGCCACCACTTGAATTAATTTATTAAATCCTCCCATCTAATTTAGCATTCCCCGCGGGGTCAGTTGACGTCAACCCCCAGAAATCATCTCCCGGCAATATCAACACTGTTCTTCAACCATTCTTCAACCATTCTTCATTCGCCACCTCAACCATCAGCATCAGCGTCAGCTATGGacccaccaccgcctcccACGAAGTCGGGTTCATTGTCAGCTCCTGGGTTTCAATCAGCGTCCTCGGTTCTCCGATCCACCCACGTTACCTCGCTCAACTCGAACCGTAACGCGTCTGGCAACTTGCCTCCTATCCCCAAGCAACCCCCATCGTGCTTAAGCACAGAAGGGGATAAAGATGATGGATCATCAGCACCTTCTGCTTCATCATCTTCTAAGCCAGTAAACAGGCCTGCGGCGAGCAAGAACGCCATCGTGTACAGTGTATTGCAGGTGAGTAATGGGCTAGCGGGCGAGCAAGTCATGGTACTGATCTTGGAGCTGACGCTGTACAGAGGCGCAACCCCATCCTTCCCCTCATCCGAAGCGTTGGTCTCGAGATTGGTGACATCGTCGTGGACTACCAGGTCGGCGCTCACAACGGTGTGCTGTTCTTGAGGTAGGCCCTCGAGATCACTCGCCTTACTGATGTCAAGCCTGAAGTATCATCGTTTGCATCCCGAGTATATCCACTCGCGAATCGAGAAAATGAGGCACGCTTACAACCTCCGCATCTTGTTGATTCTGTGTGACATCGTATGTGCTATCTGCATGTCATTACGCTGACTGTAGAGCGAGCACCAACAATCTCTCCGCGAATTGAGCAAGGTTGCGGTCATCAACGAGATGACGATCCTCGTGGCGTTCTCGTGAGTGGGTGCTTCAAGCCGAGATTAACTATTGCAGCAACGAGGAAGCTGCCCAGTACCTGACCACCCTCAAGGCATATGAACACAAGTCAGCGGACacgctcaaggagaaggtTCACCAAACATACCCGTCTCAACTGCAGCACGTTCTCACCAGCGGTCGGAAGGTCAACAAATCTAACGCGGAGGCCATAGCAGCGCAGTTCGGGGTACGCTGCCCTATTCATATGGATAACTGACCTCAGTCGTTTGACAACATCGTCCGACAGTCCAACTACTCTCTCAGCGCCGTCAAGGGGTTAggcaaggtcaagatcgtctctctcctcgacgcgttcAACAAGCCCTTTGTCGCAGGTCTGGGCACGGCGTCGCAGACTCGGACACCTGTTGCGTCGACCATTCAGGCGCAGGAAGTGACACCTGTGGCGGAGGCTGATTCTGACTctggctcgagctcctctcTCATAGACGACGGTATCGAGCCTGCCCAGTTGTCAGACATTCGCCCGCCCACCCCACCAACGCCTACCCGGCCTCGGGACCAGGGACCAAGTCGTTCACCTAGCCTGGAGCCTGACGACCCCTCGCGACGGAAGAGCGACATTGTATGGCATGACCcactcgacgacgacgatgacggcgaTGAAACCGACGGCCGAGATCCGAAGCGACAGCGAGTGTAACTGTTGCCAGCCACCGGCCGGTTCTACAACATCCTGGAACTCGCACCGTTGTCAGATGATACGACCATGGTGTGAACTCGGCAGTGGCTGTGCCTTGTCATGGTGTATTCTGGTGCGAAGGACGTGATGCTCACCATCGGGCCCCGCACTCGAGTTTCGTCACACTTGCTCATGTCACCACGAGCCAGTTAGCGTAGTCAAGCTTACTGCGATATTCAAATACCGCGGTGATGGTCAAGGCGGTCGCCTTTAAGAAATAAATCGTGGCGTGTATGTTGCCCTGGTACCTTGCAAGGCGTCTGACTTGCATTGCATACTGAATGGGGCGTGTGTAGGGCGGGTGATGAAACTGATTACATCTAGACACAACTGAGGCACACACCTAGCAGTCAGGGGCCATCTCGACCTCTATCTTGGATACAAATGAGGCATTCGGTTGTGGAATGTGTATGTCTCCTGCACGCCTGACGACATCCAGACAACGCACAACGAGTCGAATGCGGACCTCGACCGAGCGACAAAGGAATGCCATGTCAACGCCTGCAACGTGGTTGGCAATGTGAGGTCCAGAGCCGCCAACGTACCTGTGTCAGGTCAATTACTTGGGGCGCTTCCATTCCACGACGAGGCATCCTGGCCACAAATGCCGCATCGGATACACAGCTGGACCTCTGGCTTGGTAATCTACAAATCATGGCCCCGATTTGGCAACGTCTCCGTTGCCAAGAACGCTGAGCGGAATCCAAGCCTGACTCCCGGCGTCGGACCTATCTCTCACCCCGTCCGTGAACGCCACTTGTCCAGGGCGTTGCCCCGGCAAGCTTGTTAGGCTCACCTCGTTCTGCCATTTACAGACAGAGAGTATCTGCTGCAcgtcccctcccccctccccctgGTTCCCTCAAATACCCCTAACACCAGACCGGGTCGGCGGTACCTCCGCTTCCAGAAAAGCGGTCCCTTTGTGCGCCTGCACAAAATCCGTCAATGGCAAAGGCGTTCATTGTTTTCGAATCGCGGTATCCGGTCAAGGCCGCAGTggcagcgccagcgccaccgccaccgtgCTGCTTCTTGCCGGCTTTTGGCCTACAGATAGCGGCCTGCAGGGCCACACACGATAATCTCGCCCATGGAATGTCCACTCATTAAAGGGCCGATCCGAGGCTTTGGGCGGGGCGGGCTTGCTGCTACAGGGGCAGTTGGACTGTTTTCTGGTACGGAATGAGACCTGGAAAAGCAATAACATCGCGCGAAGACGAGCGTGATCCCTCTACCGCGATGTCCTGATATGGTGCGTCTGGTTATTGTAGACTAGTCACTGGTCAAGGCGTGTTGGTACGCCGTCAAACTCAATTCAGCGAGACCAGCGGATAGCGGGAGTTCCGGCGCCAAGCCACAAGTCCAGTGACACTCTACTGCTCGCACGCCCGAGCGCGAACGTCAAGGCAAGTTGAGAGGCCGACGCCACTACGCCGGGCACTTGATCGGGACTGTCAACACCCGAAACTTGGGACCGCCGGACACCCCGGAACAGATGTCCTGAACGCTATGACCAGACCGCGACCAGGTCCAGACGCAACCtgcccccccccccccccccccccaacACCACTTCCTTACCCCACTCCCCCACGTCGCGTCAAACAGCATTCCTCATTCAGTATCTCGCGTCAAGCGAGGTACTCTACTTGACGCTCAGCTGGTAAAGGCAGCTGTGCCCAGCGAGCAATCACAGCGACCGGCTTATCATCCGCTGCCTCGATTGCAGATTGCCTTGTCATAAGCGAGATGCACTCACCAGGGAGCATGGGATGAGTTCAGATCGTCTTTGAGAAGACACTCACGGGATCCGCCTCTAGGTCGTCTATGTCGCTTTCTGTCTTCAAAATGCAAGCCATATTCCGCTCCGTTGGAATTAATGAATGGCTGATGACACCACGCCTCCGGGACTTCCACGAGAGGACAAGATGGTTGAGGGGCCTACACCAACTACGCTCTGGTCGAAAAGGCGTCGCGTCCCGCATGAACAATGGACATGTTCAGGCACGTGTTGCGGAACGCTGGTCACTCTCGGCACCGAAAGACAAGGTCAAAGCACACTGTTATtacctcggcgtcctgcACTTCCTGCCTGATCGAAACGACTCATCGCTGGACGACCATCATCCTCAAGGCTTCAAGCCCATAGCACACCAACACAAGTCCTCATGTGACTGGCTGTGCCCGACACGCGCCAGGGCCTCGGCAGTGATGGGTCTCTCCAGGACGCACGGCACGCCTTGGCAAGCCTCGCAGGTCCTACCGCACGCCTTTTTTATTCTGAGGCACCGTCCAGAAACCTGGAACTAGAGGTCGCGGCGCGCAGAGTATGAAACGAATCCGGGATCCGCACGACCTGCCACAGCAGAAGCTGCGGCCAACATAGGGGATGCTGTGCCTGATCTGAGGAGATAAGGATCTTGTGTCAGTTCCATCAGCCAGTACCAGATCCGTTCCGTTCAGATCCGTTCCGTTCAGGTTATTACTGTAGCGTCCCCAAGCCATCCCTCGCCAGCTTCAAGTGTCACTTGCCACCGTCTCGCACTTTGGCGCATGGAATCCTGGATGCGGCAATGGAGGCGGCCTAAGCGCAGCTACCTGTGAGCGCTCGAGCGGTCGCCCATGTCCCATTGCATGTCAGCAGACAGGGTTGAGTGGTGGCGGCCTAACGTGCTCAGGCGAGGTGCTGCTACCCTTGGAGTATGGCAGCATGGCAGTAGACTCCAGGCCAGACTATTCCAGACGCTCCAGCGACAAGATTAAGACACAGATCATCTGGGTCAGTCCCCTCACCCCTCTTTCTACTCGATTGATACTCATCTTGAACCCCTCTCGCCCAGTAATTAGCTTACCGCCGCCAGTACGACCGTGtcccccctctctcctgCAACAAAAGTGTGGAGTTCGAGTCCTTTTTGGACGACGTGTACGTCCAGGGAAAGATGGACGTGGATGGGACTGAAGTAGTGATGGGAGGATGGGGCAACAATGTGCAGGTGATCGGCTCCGGAATCAACACCCACTCGCTTCCGGATGGTTATGGTAATGGTGGGTGGAGTGCCACATTCTTCAACACACCGACTGTGGCTCCCACCCGCGCCATGCCTATGCATGGCGATGCGACCAACTTGGACCTCGGTCTAAGCCTGAGCCTGGAGCTCAACACCTGCGATGATGAGGGGAATGGTGATCATGGAACAACGATGTCCCCTTGGACTTGGCCTactccaccacccacaAGAGTTGGTTTGATCCAAGTGCCACATCGTCCATCCACACCATCAACTTCGAGTCCCACTCCAACTGTTAACCTCACGTTACCACTCTCTCGGCCTCCCTCTTTCCAACATCTTGAgcaacaccaacaccaacaccaacatcATCCTACCAACGTCAACGCCGCCCGCCCTCATACTGCGCCTTCCTTCTCGGCTTTTGGCTGGGCCGcgcccaccttccctcacctTGTGGCCCCGCCATTCGCTTTCACCGTACCCGAGGTCATGGTTGAAGAATTACCAGAGACTTGGTTGGTTCAATCCAGTGGCACGCCATACACTGTCCTCGCTTCCCCTCTCGTCACGTATCCCTCGGTAGCACAGAGCGAGGTGACTCCCTTTCCACCCGCTACCAACACTTCTCCTCATCGGCTCTACACCCCACCTGCCACAAGACGCTCGACTCGTCTGGGTGACTTGGCGCACACTCACCTGGGGCCACTTTCGCACGCGCCAAGGTCTGACTTGGCAGCACTGGCTGCAAACCCCcctccaccgccgctcGGTTCAGAACCGAACGCATCCCTCCCCGTTCcgatgacgtcgtcgcctgTGTCGTCGGCTTCGCTGTCGTCACCACGGATCGCGACACCCCACGACTTGTCCCAGCTCCCGAACGACCCGTGCGAGGTGGGCGACAAACCTACCTGCCAAACAGAGCCTTCGGGCACGGTCTTAGAGTGAGTGTCGTGTTTCGAGATTATGGTTCTGGATGTTTCAAGGCCCGTGTGGAGGGTGTGCCATGTTCATgcagagagagagagagagagagagagagagagagagagagagagagagagagagacggTAGCAACGAGGAATAGCGCTTTGGGGCAGTGTGAGCGTCGTGAATTCACAGTGTCCAATGTGTGTGTGGGAGCATGCGGACCTGTGAACATGAGGGCGAGAAAGGGCGAAAGTCAAAGTGGCGCCCGTGTGGCGAGGTATGAGGGATGACAGGTCGATCGCAAATGACCAAAAACTCGCTCGTTCAAGCCTGTTGCCTCActctcgtccttgacaaTTGTCCATCGCAGGCCATTGTTCAAAGCCCCCCGTTTAAAAGCTGGTGATGCGTCTGTGCACCGCGAACAATGGGGTTGTGCACGATGGTCTCCCAGATTACAGAGTGGTATGGGGTCCTTTGTGTGTGTCCTGCGCCCGTTTCGTTTCCCCCCTTTTCTTCTCCCACGCCCATCTGAGAATCTATGGATCCACACACACACAGCTTACCAACGTATATTCGAACCCGTATAATTGGGCTATTGCTCCAAGCTCCAaggagagagaagaggtCTCGAGAAGCCGTGAGCCATGTCGCCCCACCCTGGGGTCACCGGTCATCACCTACAGTAGACATGGCTCGCGAGGCTCTGTTATCGGGAAATGTGGCATGGATCGGCATTTCTGAGCTTCTCCTATCTCGAGTAGGTTCTGGGGCTAAAGTGTGCCCAGCAACGAAGGAGGCTGGTTGCTGTGCTTGTCGTGGGAGGCCTTGTgtgggagggcggaggAACAGGAGTGGTCACCAGGCCTCAATGACCACAGATGTGGCTGGGTGTGCACACAGTGCACGTACGCTCAAAGCAAGTTGGTGCAcacgacgagcacgagatGATTGGTCGTGGGAACACATGGCTGAACCTGGCCATCCGCGCTGACGATCAGGAGGAGCGGTTGGCTTCCTGTACGTCGCCTCGAATCGCCCCACGAGTCCAGACAGTCATCATCACTCTCGACGGTCGGAAATGCTTCATCTTGCACTATAACCGTGCTCACTCACACGCCCGGCCACATAAACACAACAACCCACACGCCCACGTCCCTTTGGCAGctctcttcttctttgTCATCGTCCACCGACCAACAACATCGGCAGCAACTGGTGCGACGATCAATGGTCCCCTTGCAAGAGCACGCCTCAACTTTCGACACTACCTCCAACACAGTCCGCCCGAACCAGATGGTGATGTCGTCCACGACTGCCTACCAACACTCGCCGGTCACCGCCCACAACGCCCTTATTGCGGGGGCCAATTCATCGATCAACAACACATCCCCCTTGGTCTCCTCGCTCAACACGGCCCCATCACACTCGGGCTATCCCATGGCTGCTCAACCCACTGCGCCCGCTAATACCTCTGGTGCTTTCGCCACCGGAAGCGACGAAACCTCCCAGGGATCGGCTCTCCCTCCCATGATTGCCGCTGGGCCAAACATGGCTTCTACTGCCTACTACGGGGCTCCTGTCCGTCCATACACATCGCAGGCTACCGTGTACCCACAGTCGCAGACCCAGGCCTACCACGCCGCGGGCCAGGGGCAGAACCAGCAGCAGTACGCGGAGGGCACCGGCCAGCAGACCAACAACCAGCATCAAGCATACCACGATGGCCAGTACACATCTCCAACCATCGGTTACTACCAGCCGACTAGCAATGTCCACCCTTCGTACCCCATGAGCTACGGTCATGCGCGCTCCGACAGCATTGGTTCGTGGCACGCCCCGTCCGACATGTATGACTACGGTCGCCACACCAGCACCTCCAGCGGTGACGGTGGGGGCCGCGCCAGTGGCAAGGGTGAACCTTTCCTGCTTCCcaacgaggatgagctcCCCCGGCCAGCCCCTTCCTACGCAGCCCTCATTGGAgaggccctcctcctcgcagACCCTCCGCACCAGCTATACGTCTCGGAGATTTCAGAGTCCATCAAGGCCCGTTACCCATGTGAGTGTTCTTGTGGCGCACGGTGGCAGCccacgcgctcgccgcaTTGTTTCCCACTAACCCTGAGTCTACCACCAATTCCCGTCCAAGATCTACAACGGCGTTCGGCACCAGACTTCCATGTGTAAGGCCTTTGTCAAGATCCCCAGGCCATTCGGGGACCAGTCAGGTGGGGCTAGGAAGTGGGCCATCCGTTCCGGCTGCCAGACCTGGTTCCGGGACGGAGACTACCACCCTCCggtctcgccgccctctGCGATCCACAACAAGAGTAAGGGCGGGAAGAAGCGCTCGACCAGCAACAGCAAACAGCTTGCGATCGGCCACGACCCCATGAGCCCCAACCTCTCGAGCGCCAACGGTCCGTCAGACGGCCCACCCTGGGATCCAGTCCGCAACCCACTACCGTGGCTCCAGCGCTTCCGTGCAAGCCGCCTCGGACCGCAGCTGGTCCAAGACCAACAGCTCGttcctcgcgctcagccAGGGCCAGCACAGAGCGGATACGGTCTCATTCCAACCCAGTACGCCCAGACTGCGGCTTACGGAATGACGCCCACGTACACGCACCAGCAGTACTATGGCACTGGCAGTGGGGGGGATTGGAGCACCTACCAACAGCACCCCGCGGCCCATTACTACCCCTCGCCTCCCGAGCATGGCGGGAGCTGGCGTCCTCCCGCCACCAACTTCGCATTTAGCGAACCTCccctcgctcgccatcgcccaGCGATCCTTAACTCGGACGACTCGTCGCACGACGACGCCCGGTCTCACTCCCGCGGCCACCCCTCGCCAGGGCTACAGGGCGAGTACCAGTTGAACGAAGCCGACTATTCGAAGCGCGAGACGAGCACTCCCCTCTCGTCGCCACCTCCAGGTGCGGACTCTAGCGATGCGTAAGCGCCATTTGGTCGTACCACCAGCCAAGTCCATTGTGCGGTACTCACATCAAACTTTGCTGAAAATTCACCATCCCCCACCCTCGAGCATCACCTCCATGGCCTCCCAGTCGCACACGCCccaccctcatcccctATCAAGGCTTCACCTGGGCCTACCTCGCAACTTCATCGAGGCTGTATGTACAAAActctcctcccctcgcATGCGTCCGCCATGCCGGCACTATAAGATACAAACGCGGACACTATTCAAGGGCcatcatctcatctcatcccATCTCATCTCCTCACCTCTCAAAGGGCCGCAAGCTGCGCGCCGTCATCGGTGCCGCTGCAAGTCCCTATTCCTTCACCAACTCCTGTTCCGCTCCAGTCTCCAATCCAGTCTCCAATCAGGTCGTAGTGGTTGTATTTAGCATGCACTGGTCGTAATGCGACGGGCtggaggggctggggttgggagACGAGATACGAGTGAGCTCGCTTCGTCAAGGCCTGACGGACATGTCGCCCGCAAAGCAGATACCGTGTGTGATACATGCTAATGGGGACAGATTAAGGGCGGATTCAATTCGACTCGTTTTGCCACCCAAGCGCGGATCTCATTCCAATTTCCCAAACCCCTGCGAGATGCCAAAAGCAAAAAGCAAAACGGCTGGAGGACCGAAGTTTGAGCACAAAGTGCATCGACCGGGATTGCGACGTTTGTCCTGTTCATGGCCCGTTGCAGATATGTTGGTCAGTACGTGGCCGACTCAAGACCAGAAACCTCTGACAGTCTGAAGAAGAATACCCACCGAAACGCTGGACTCAGCAGCTACTTGACTCGTCGAGCCGTACTTCCACCCCACGTTGCCTCTATACATTTCTTCGATTCTTCCCATCAGACCAGGGCCTGCAGGGAATAAAACATTTAGCACAAGTCGAAGCAAAACGGCGCAGAGGACCAGAATTGATTCCCCGACCAC of Cutaneotrichosporon cavernicola HIS019 DNA, chromosome: 4 contains these proteins:
- the RAD10 gene encoding uncharacterized protein (Binding domain of DNA repair protein Ercc1 (rad10/Swi10)), which produces MDPPPPPTKSGSLPAASKNAIVYSVLQRRNPILPLIRSVGLEIGDIVVDYQVGAHNGVLFLSLKYHRLHPEYIHSRIEKMRHAYNLRILLILCDISEHQQSLRELSKVAVINEMTILVAFSNEEAAQYLTTLKAYEHKSADTLKEKVHQTYPSQLQHVLTSGRKVNKSNAEAIAAQFGSFDNIVRQSNYSLSAVKGLGKVKIVSLLDAFNKPFVAGLGTASQTRTPVASTIQAQEVTPVAEADSDSGSSSSLIDDGIEPAQLSDIRPPTPPTPTRPRDQGPSRSPSLEPDDPSRRKSDIVWHDPLDDDDDGDETDGRDPKRQRV
- a CDS encoding uncharacterized protein (Chromosome segregation protein Csm1/Pcs1); protein product: MPPKAPSSKRGKENAPPKAKAPKIVSEPEDDFDAFLDDEPMKPVKKVDRPPKVPKKDKSPEVEEAMVVEEQDPSRAARESNLVPSKSSRDQGELKRVQAECDRLRRERDAFAKQFEQLSSLRNSGPEALLEKFKETAEAKSKAEVIRSQEALYEKQMAKVKSLEEALAASQQALDRAEASAAPPKFDAKLERMGQRELQGEVHKLWDVVKAKDGEIAALQREYQEEIAHSRKLQETAAQMRRSAEPAAKPVVNEVHSLSVRLYEELTGLDILDAQVRPDPKTGDERIYKCIQTTGGRNYTLRLSLRNEFDKQRKQWKKMVQFAPSDMDKETDRKLLKRLGPFRDAFDIPRDQLPAAYAQLTARMDPDGQFEEPE
- a CDS encoding uncharacterized protein (FORKHEAD), producing the protein MAAQPTAPANTSGAFATGSDETSQGSALPPMIAAGPNMASTAYYGAPVRPYTSQATVYPQSQTQAYHAAGQGQNQQQYAEGTGQQTNNQHQAYHDGQYTSPTIGYYQPTSNVHPSYPMSYGHARSDSIGSWHAPSDMYDYGRHTSTSSGDGGGRASGKGEPFLLPNEDELPRPAPSYAALIGEALLLADPPHQLYVSEISESIKARYPFYHQFPSKIYNGVRHQTSMCKAFVKIPRPFGDQSGGARKWAIRSGCQTWFRDGDYHPPVSPPSAIHNKSKGGKKRSTSNSKQLAIGHDPMSPNLSSANGPSDGPPWDPVRNPLPWLQRFRASRLGPQLVQDQQLVPRAQPGPAQSGYGLIPTQYAQTAAYGMTPTYTHQQYYGTGSGGDWSTYQQHPAAHYYPSPPEHGGSWRPPATNFAFSEPPLARHRPAILNSDDSSHDDARSHSRGHPSPGLQGEYQLNEADYSKRETSTPLSSPPPGADSSDA